One window from the genome of Variovorax sp. PAMC26660 encodes:
- a CDS encoding ATP-binding cassette domain-containing protein yields the protein MNAVANPKIVMQAKGLVKRYGQVVALDGVDFELREGEILAVIGDNGAGKSSLIKALSGAVVPDQGEILLDGALVHFRNPLDARRAGIETVYQDLAVAPAMTIYENLFLGRELRRPGFLGNVLGMLDKKKMLQESMARMSDLKVGIQSMTQAVETLSGGQRQCVAVARSAAFARHVVIMDEPTAALGVKEGNMVLELIRRVRDRGLPVVLISHNMPHVFEVADRIHVARLGKRAAVLNPKKISMSDTVAVMTGAMTADQLPAEAHA from the coding sequence ATGAACGCAGTGGCAAACCCCAAGATCGTGATGCAGGCCAAGGGCCTGGTGAAGCGCTACGGCCAGGTCGTCGCACTCGACGGTGTCGACTTCGAACTGCGCGAAGGAGAAATCCTCGCGGTGATCGGCGACAACGGCGCAGGCAAGTCTTCGCTCATCAAGGCGCTGTCGGGTGCGGTTGTGCCCGACCAGGGCGAGATCCTGCTCGACGGTGCGCTCGTGCACTTTCGCAATCCGCTCGATGCGCGCCGCGCCGGCATCGAGACGGTCTATCAAGACCTGGCCGTGGCACCCGCCATGACCATCTACGAGAACCTCTTCCTCGGCCGCGAATTGCGTCGCCCCGGCTTCCTGGGCAACGTGCTTGGCATGCTCGACAAGAAGAAGATGCTGCAGGAAAGCATGGCGCGCATGTCCGACCTGAAGGTCGGCATCCAGTCGATGACGCAGGCGGTCGAAACGCTCTCGGGCGGACAGCGCCAGTGCGTGGCGGTGGCACGCAGCGCGGCCTTCGCGCGGCACGTCGTCATCATGGACGAGCCCACCGCCGCGCTCGGCGTGAAAGAAGGCAACATGGTGCTGGAGTTGATCCGCCGCGTGCGCGATCGCGGCCTGCCCGTGGTGCTCATCAGCCACAACATGCCACACGTGTTCGAGGTGGCCGATCGCATCCACGTCGCGCGTCTCGGCAAACGCGCCGCCGTGCTCAACCCGAAGAAGATCAGCATGAGCGACACGGTGGCCGTGATGACCGGCGCCATGACCGCCGACCAGTTGCCCGCGGAGGCGCATGCCTGA
- a CDS encoding ROK family transcriptional regulator codes for MPDAGTTARPPDLLRPRGSNQVGMRQFNERVVLQALRVHTSLPKADLARLTGLSAQTIGLITARLEEDQLIVKQSRVRGRIGQPSVPLALNPDGAFAIGIKVGRRGAEWLLIDFTAQVRERHAISYAFPDVEELLPAIAQHIHRLRDGLGPLAVRNVGAGVAAPFQLGGWHRTLGLSKAQSDRWNQMDLAAEVRARTDVPVSFARDTVAACVAELVGGRGHDLKSFLYIFVDTFVGGGLVINSHLHTGGHGNAGALASLPVQPPSVGGALPQQLMAQASLWELEQRLRSEGLDATAAYDDRALQAPYAAATQAWLATASQALAHAIVSGTAMLDLPDVVMDGSMSRGLLQALLDQTRAALAQCNWEGLWAPQLHGGRAGAQACALGGAMLPLHANFAPDHDVFLKAA; via the coding sequence ATGCCTGATGCAGGAACCACTGCGCGCCCACCCGACCTGCTGCGCCCGCGCGGCTCCAACCAGGTCGGCATGCGCCAGTTCAACGAACGCGTGGTACTGCAGGCGCTGCGCGTTCACACGAGCCTGCCCAAGGCCGACCTCGCACGGCTGACCGGGCTGAGCGCGCAGACCATCGGGCTCATCACCGCGCGGCTCGAAGAAGACCAACTGATCGTCAAGCAGAGCCGCGTGCGCGGCCGCATAGGGCAACCTTCGGTGCCGCTGGCGCTCAACCCCGATGGCGCCTTCGCCATTGGCATCAAGGTCGGGCGGCGCGGCGCCGAATGGCTGCTGATCGACTTCACCGCGCAGGTGCGCGAGCGCCATGCGATCAGCTATGCCTTTCCGGACGTGGAAGAGCTGTTGCCCGCCATCGCGCAGCACATCCATCGGTTGCGTGACGGGCTCGGGCCGTTGGCGGTTCGCAATGTCGGCGCAGGCGTGGCGGCGCCGTTCCAGCTCGGCGGCTGGCACCGCACGCTGGGGCTGTCGAAGGCGCAGTCCGACCGCTGGAACCAGATGGATCTGGCGGCCGAGGTGCGTGCGCGCACCGACGTGCCGGTGAGCTTCGCGCGCGACACGGTGGCTGCTTGCGTGGCCGAACTGGTCGGTGGGCGGGGGCACGACCTCAAGAGCTTTCTCTACATCTTTGTCGATACCTTCGTGGGGGGCGGCCTGGTCATCAACTCGCACCTGCACACGGGTGGCCATGGCAATGCGGGTGCACTCGCTTCATTGCCCGTGCAGCCACCCAGCGTCGGCGGCGCGCTGCCGCAGCAACTGATGGCGCAAGCCTCGCTGTGGGAGCTGGAGCAGCGCCTGCGCAGCGAAGGCCTCGATGCCACCGCAGCCTATGACGACCGCGCGTTGCAGGCGCCATACGCCGCCGCCACCCAGGCATGGCTGGCGACCGCATCGCAGGCGCTGGCGCACGCCATCGTGAGCGGCACCGCGATGCTCGACCTGCCCGATGTGGTGATGGATGGTTCAATGTCGCGCGGGCTGCTGCAAGCGCTGCTCGACCAGACCCGCGCCGCCTTGGCGCAATGCAACTGGGAAGGCCTGTGGGCGCCGCAGCTACACGGCGGCAGGGCAGGCGCGCAGGCCTGCGCGCTCGGTGGCGCGATGCTGCCGCTGCACGCCAACTTCGCGCCTGATCACGATGTCTTCCTGAAGGCTGCCTGA
- a CDS encoding DUF6194 family protein produces the protein MTEDAITEHFIDLLAGGHFQVADDNTFFFHNADNKFPFATIVTKDSEFDSASKLDRPGVFRLNTGVGKETFRALFGEADTAGVDYAALDKLMPHPVYAKMYWVSVINPSAKTFATVKPLIAEALALARSRDKAK, from the coding sequence ATGACCGAAGACGCCATCACCGAACACTTCATCGACCTCCTGGCCGGCGGCCACTTTCAGGTGGCTGACGACAACACCTTCTTCTTCCACAACGCGGACAACAAGTTCCCCTTTGCCACGATCGTGACGAAGGACAGCGAGTTCGACAGCGCCTCGAAGCTGGACCGCCCCGGCGTGTTCCGCCTGAACACTGGCGTGGGCAAGGAGACCTTTCGCGCGCTGTTTGGCGAGGCGGATACCGCTGGCGTCGACTACGCCGCGTTGGACAAGCTGATGCCGCATCCCGTGTACGCCAAGATGTACTGGGTCAGCGTCATCAACCCGAGCGCGAAGACCTTCGCGACGGTGAAGCCGCTGATCGCCGAAGCACTCGCTCTCGCACGTTCGCGCGACAAGGCGAAGTAG
- a CDS encoding Bug family tripartite tricarboxylate transporter substrate binding protein encodes MQPIPATRRHALRALSALLMPWFGLRAMAADDPSQGPAECVIPAKAGGGFALTCALARDALQAVRPARAPLAQRYLPGGIGAVAFDRIATGRLGGPGTLVAFSSGSLLNLAQGRFGPHPPSAVRWIATLGTDYGVIAVHRDSPYKRLQDLVAALRLEPSRIAFGAGGTVGSQDWVKAALLVRAAGRDHKAMRFVSFEGGGDALGAMQGKHVDVFPGDAAEALQAIASGATVRLLAVLSDKRLGGVLTGVPTAREQGVDLVWPTVRGLYLSADVPEAAVRAWTAAFREASAAPGYAALREQHGLYPFDLTGPALDDYVQAQIKTYRQLADELGLRRWHP; translated from the coding sequence ATGCAGCCAATCCCCGCCACCCGCCGCCATGCCCTTCGCGCGCTGTCCGCGCTGCTGATGCCATGGTTCGGCCTGCGCGCAATGGCGGCGGACGATCCCTCGCAGGGCCCTGCCGAATGCGTGATTCCCGCCAAGGCCGGCGGCGGCTTCGCATTGACTTGCGCGCTCGCACGCGACGCGTTGCAGGCGGTGCGCCCTGCACGTGCGCCGTTGGCGCAACGCTATCTGCCGGGCGGCATCGGCGCTGTCGCCTTCGACCGCATCGCCACCGGTCGCCTCGGCGGGCCGGGCACGCTGGTTGCGTTTTCAAGTGGCTCGCTGCTCAACCTCGCGCAAGGCCGCTTCGGCCCGCATCCGCCATCGGCCGTGCGCTGGATCGCCACGCTGGGCACCGACTACGGCGTGATTGCGGTGCACCGCGACTCGCCCTACAAGCGCCTGCAGGACCTGGTCGCCGCGCTGCGGCTAGAGCCGTCGCGCATCGCCTTCGGCGCGGGCGGCACCGTCGGCAGCCAGGACTGGGTGAAGGCCGCGCTGCTGGTGCGCGCCGCGGGGCGCGACCACAAGGCCATGCGCTTCGTGTCCTTCGAGGGCGGCGGCGACGCGCTGGGCGCAATGCAGGGCAAGCACGTCGACGTGTTCCCCGGCGACGCGGCCGAAGCCCTGCAGGCCATTGCGAGCGGCGCGACGGTGCGCCTGCTGGCCGTGCTGTCCGACAAGCGCCTGGGCGGTGTGCTCACCGGCGTGCCGACCGCGCGCGAGCAAGGCGTGGACCTGGTGTGGCCGACCGTTCGCGGCCTCTACCTGAGCGCGGACGTGCCCGAGGCCGCCGTGCGCGCATGGACCGCTGCCTTTCGCGAAGCGAGCGCCGCGCCCGGCTATGCCGCATTGCGCGAACAGCACGGGCTCTACCCCTTCGACCTGACCGGCCCCGCGCTCGACGACTACGTGCAGGCGCAGATCAAGACCTATCGCCAGCTTGCAGACGAACTGGGCCTTCGGCGCTGGCATCCCTGA
- a CDS encoding sensor histidine kinase: MSALLRLRERLRRASLWQRLALLLFPALLVVTGLELWMTRHDALAAANAAYDRSLLGALKSIDANISTASGGLSVELPYTMFEFFELTASGQVFFRVATSDGLVELGSADLPAPPVELAMGVPAFYDAIYFGEAVRLAAYRRDLDRAPAGSAGRSVLIQVGESTRSRQEFSARFVRSAALRDGLVLAMLLCGTAFALAAALRPLSRLAREVQSRTPDDLTRIAEADLPAEVRPLVAAVNQQMSRTQDLVTQQRQFLDDASHQLRTHLTTLQMQADYARREQDPAQVQVALDALGTEIGRATRSAQQLLALGRSDTVSVEPAEFDLAALLREVAVDLLPLARAKRIDLGIHSPVPEFAATADRGLMREALSNLVTNAIAYTPVEGTITLFAAGDAAGWSLNVEDDGPGLSEEERAALGQRFRRGARAGKGGFGLGLAIARSIAQRHRGELRLESREAGTGLHAIIWWPRPAAA, from the coding sequence GTGAGCGCGTTGCTGCGCCTGCGTGAACGGCTGCGCCGCGCGAGCCTGTGGCAGCGGCTCGCGCTGCTGCTGTTCCCCGCCCTGCTGGTGGTGACGGGCCTCGAACTGTGGATGACGCGGCACGATGCATTGGCTGCTGCCAATGCGGCCTACGACCGCTCGCTGCTGGGCGCGCTGAAATCCATCGACGCCAATATCTCGACCGCCTCGGGTGGCCTCTCGGTCGAACTGCCGTACACGATGTTCGAGTTCTTCGAGCTGACAGCCAGCGGTCAGGTGTTCTTTCGGGTCGCGACCTCCGACGGGCTGGTCGAACTGGGCAGCGCGGACCTGCCCGCACCGCCGGTCGAACTGGCGATGGGCGTGCCGGCCTTCTACGACGCCATCTACTTCGGCGAAGCCGTGCGGCTGGCCGCCTACCGGCGTGACCTCGACCGCGCACCAGCCGGCAGCGCGGGCCGCAGCGTGCTGATCCAGGTGGGTGAGAGCACGCGCTCGCGGCAGGAGTTCAGCGCGCGCTTCGTGCGCAGCGCAGCGCTGCGTGACGGGCTGGTGCTGGCGATGCTGTTGTGCGGCACCGCCTTTGCGCTCGCAGCGGCGCTGCGGCCGCTGTCGCGGCTGGCGCGCGAGGTGCAGTCACGCACGCCCGACGACCTGACGCGCATCGCGGAGGCCGACCTGCCGGCCGAGGTGCGGCCGCTGGTGGCAGCGGTCAACCAGCAGATGTCACGCACGCAAGACCTGGTGACGCAGCAGCGCCAGTTTCTGGACGATGCCTCGCACCAGTTGCGCACGCACCTGACCACGCTGCAGATGCAGGCCGACTACGCACGGCGCGAACAAGATCCGGCGCAGGTGCAGGTCGCGCTCGATGCGCTGGGCACCGAGATCGGCCGCGCGACGCGCAGCGCACAGCAACTGCTGGCGCTCGGCCGCAGCGACACGGTATCGGTCGAGCCCGCCGAATTCGATCTTGCGGCGCTGCTGCGCGAAGTGGCGGTCGACCTGCTGCCGCTGGCGCGTGCCAAGCGCATCGACCTGGGCATTCATTCGCCCGTGCCGGAATTTGCGGCCACTGCAGATCGGGGGCTCATGCGCGAGGCATTGAGCAACCTGGTGACGAACGCCATCGCCTACACGCCCGTCGAAGGAACGATCACGCTCTTCGCCGCGGGCGATGCGGCAGGCTGGAGCCTCAACGTCGAAGACGACGGCCCAGGCCTGAGCGAAGAAGAACGCGCCGCGCTGGGCCAGCGCTTCCGGCGTGGCGCGCGCGCAGGCAAGGGCGGATTCGGACTCGGTCTGGCCATTGCACGCTCCATCGCGCAGCGGCACCGTGGCGAGTTGCGACTCGAATCCCGCGAGGCCGGCACGGGCTTGCATGCGATCATCTGGTGGCCTCGCCCTGCCGCTGCCTGA
- a CDS encoding response regulator, whose product MRILLAEDEHTLGTWLCKALEHAGIQVEWVDDGRLADRALQQRDHDALVLDLGLPGMDGHTVLQRLRERDQRLPALILTARDSVNERVASLNAGADDFLAKPFALAELEARLHALVRRARGVEHPRLACGPLVYDSARRHFTLNGEALALSPRELAVLRVLVQRSGEPLSKQQILERVFSDDEEVHPEAVEVFVYRLRKRLDGSGVRIVTLRGLGYVLEAD is encoded by the coding sequence ATGCGCATCCTGCTGGCCGAAGACGAACACACCCTGGGCACCTGGCTCTGCAAGGCGCTGGAGCATGCGGGCATCCAGGTCGAATGGGTGGACGACGGGCGGCTGGCCGACCGGGCGCTGCAGCAGCGCGACCACGACGCACTGGTGCTCGACCTGGGCCTGCCCGGCATGGACGGCCACACGGTGCTGCAACGCCTGCGCGAGCGCGACCAGCGGCTGCCGGCGCTGATTCTCACGGCGCGCGATTCGGTGAACGAGCGTGTCGCCTCGCTCAACGCGGGTGCCGACGACTTTCTGGCCAAGCCCTTCGCACTGGCCGAACTGGAAGCGCGCCTGCATGCGCTGGTGCGCCGGGCGCGCGGCGTCGAGCATCCGCGCCTGGCTTGCGGCCCGCTGGTGTACGACAGCGCGCGGCGGCATTTCACGCTGAACGGCGAAGCACTCGCCCTGTCGCCGCGCGAGCTGGCGGTGCTGCGCGTGCTGGTGCAGCGCAGTGGCGAGCCGCTGTCCAAGCAGCAGATCCTGGAGCGGGTGTTTTCCGACGACGAAGAAGTGCACCCCGAGGCGGTAGAGGTTTTTGTCTATCGGTTGCGCAAGCGCCTGGACGGCAGCGGCGTGCGCATCGTCACGCTGCGCGGGCTCGGCTACGTATTGGAAGCGGACTGA
- a CDS encoding Bug family tripartite tricarboxylate transporter substrate binding protein, producing the protein MSDLFPNDAALNRRHWLQAGGALTLGGLLPSLASAQDTWPSKSIRFVVPFAPGGSSEIVARSTAAELSRTLGQSVFVDNKPGAAGNIAMSEVARSTDQHTIILGHIGTLAVNPYIFAKLPYDANKDFKPVSLLAKVPSLYVVHPDVPAKNLKEFIAYAKSKPGKLSYGSAGNGSAGHLAFEYLKMTADVFMLHVPYRGTGPMVTDLLSGRLDASAIGAAAIIPFIKAGKLRCIATGSVKRLPQLPDVPTVAEQGFPGFEMTQWYGMLAPANFAPANLVKLSAETMKAVKSPDSMQRLTADAAEAVGGTPEQFTQFIAAEQARWQKVIARANIKPD; encoded by the coding sequence ATGTCCGACCTCTTCCCGAATGACGCAGCACTGAACCGCCGCCACTGGCTGCAAGCCGGCGGCGCCCTGACGCTCGGCGGCCTGCTGCCTTCCCTGGCCTCGGCGCAAGACACCTGGCCCAGCAAGTCGATCCGCTTCGTTGTGCCCTTCGCGCCGGGCGGCAGCTCGGAAATCGTCGCGCGCTCCACGGCCGCTGAACTCTCGCGCACCTTGGGCCAGAGCGTGTTCGTCGACAACAAGCCGGGCGCGGCCGGCAACATCGCGATGAGCGAGGTGGCGCGCAGCACCGACCAGCACACGATCATCCTCGGACACATCGGCACGCTAGCGGTCAACCCGTACATCTTTGCCAAGCTGCCCTACGACGCCAACAAGGACTTCAAGCCCGTGAGCCTGCTGGCCAAGGTGCCCAGCTTGTACGTGGTGCACCCCGACGTGCCGGCGAAGAACCTCAAGGAATTCATCGCCTACGCCAAGTCGAAGCCGGGCAAGCTGAGCTACGGCTCCGCCGGCAACGGCAGCGCCGGCCACCTGGCCTTCGAGTACCTGAAGATGACGGCCGATGTGTTCATGCTGCACGTGCCCTACCGGGGCACCGGGCCGATGGTGACCGACCTGCTCTCGGGCCGGCTCGATGCCTCGGCCATCGGTGCGGCGGCCATCATTCCCTTCATCAAGGCCGGCAAGTTGCGCTGCATCGCCACCGGCTCGGTCAAGCGGCTGCCGCAGTTGCCCGATGTGCCGACCGTGGCCGAGCAAGGCTTCCCCGGCTTCGAGATGACGCAGTGGTACGGCATGCTGGCACCGGCCAATTTCGCGCCGGCCAACCTGGTCAAGCTCTCGGCCGAGACGATGAAGGCGGTGAAGTCGCCCGACTCGATGCAACGCCTGACCGCCGATGCGGCCGAAGCCGTTGGCGGCACGCCCGAGCAGTTCACGCAGTTCATCGCGGCCGAGCAGGCGCGCTGGCAGAAAGTCATCGCAAGGGCAAACATCAAGCCTGATTGA